The genome window ATCGAAGTTCTCGATGGAGCAGATAATGATGCAATTGTCCTTGTGGTCGCGCACCACCTCCATCTCGTACTCTTTCCAGCCGAGAATGGATTCTTCCACCAGCAGTTCGCTGGTCGGCGACAGTTCCAGGCCACGCTCGCAGATTTCGATGAACTCGTCCCGGTTGTAGGCGATGCCGCCACCGCTACCGCCCATTGTAAAAGAGGGGCGGATCACGGTCGGGTAACCGACCTGCGCCTGCACCTGGAACGCTTCTTCCAGGCTGTGCGCCACGGCCGCGCGCGGCATGTCGAGACCGATCCTGATCATCGCTTCACGGAACTGGTCGCGGTCTTCGGCCTTGTCGATGGCCTCGCGCCTGGCGCCAATCATTTCCACACCGAATTTTTCCAGCACGCCCTCGCGCGCCAGGTCCAGTGCACAGTTCAGCGCCGTCTGGCCACCCATGGTCGGCAGCAACGCATCGGGCTTTTCCTTTTCGATGATACGCGCTACCGTTTCCCAGGTAATCGGTTCGATGTAGGTTGCATCCGCCGTGTTCGGGTCGGTCATGATGGTCGCCGGGTTGGAGTTGACCAGGATAACCCGGTAGCCCTCTTCCTTCAGCGCCTTGCAGGCCTGCGCGCCCGAGTAGTCAAATTCACAGGCCTGGCCGATCACGATGGGACCCGCGCCGATGATGAGGATGCTGTTTATGTCAGTTCTTTTTGGCATGCGCCTGTTTGCTCACTTAATAAATTCAGGGTGCCGTCATTGCGAGCGCAGCGCGGCAATCTGTTTGGCATGGTGCCAGACTGAAAAAGATTGCCGCGCTGCGCTCGCAATGACGATGATTTCGCGCAATGACGGTTTCAAGCCGTTGCCTGTGCGTTTTCACCACGTGCCGCATCGATCAGTTCGATAAAGTGATCGAACAGTGGTGCGACATCGTGCGGGCCGGGGCTGGCTTCCGGGTGACCCTGGAAACTGAACGCCGGTTTGTCGTTGCGGTGCACGCCCTGCAGGGACTGGTCGAACAGCGAACGGTGGGTGGCCACGAGGCAGTCCGGTAACGTTGCATCGTCCACGGCAAAACCGTGGTTCTGGCTGGTGATCATCACCACTCCGCTGTCGAGATCCTGCACCGGGTGGTTGGCGCCGTGGTGACCGAATTTCATTTTCACCGTCTTCGCACCACTGGCCAGTGACAATAGCTGGTGGCCGAGGCAGATACCGAACACCGGCACATCCTTTTCCAGAATGGTACGGATAGCCTCGATGGCGTAATCACACGGCTCCGGATCACCCGGGCCGTTGGACAGAAACACACCATCCGGATTCAGATCCATCACGACCTGTGCCGGGGTCTGTGCCGGCACCACGGTGATACGGCAACCACGATCCACCAGCATGCGCAAGATGTTGCGCTTGATACCGAAATCATAGGCCACCACGTGCCGCGGCAGCTTCTCGTCAATGGGGTGTGGTGCCTCGGGCAGGCCACCTTCCAGCGTCCAGCTGCCCTGCGCCCACTCATAGGGCTGGTGGGTGGTGACTTGTTTCGCCAGGTCCATGCCCTTCAGGCCGGGGAAGGCGCGTGCGGCCTCGATAGCGGCCTGCTCGTCGATCTGTTCGCCTGCCATCAGGCAACCCGCCTGGACACCTTTTTCACGAAGGATACGCGTCAGGCGGCGGGTATCGATATCGGCAATACCGACAATACCCTGCTCCCCGAGATACGCATCCAGCGGCTGGCGGCCACGCCAGCTGCTGTAAGCCAGCGGGAGGTCACGGATAATCAACCCGGCGCACTGAATGCGCGACGATTCTTCATCATCCGGGTTCACCCCGACGTTGCCGATGTGCGGATAGGTCAGCGTCACCAACTG of Thiogranum longum contains these proteins:
- the carA gene encoding glutamine-hydrolyzing carbamoyl-phosphate synthase small subunit, which encodes MTTSALLALADGSLFRGRSIGSAGQSTGEVVFNTAMTGYQEILTDPSYARQLVTLTYPHIGNVGVNPDDEESSRIQCAGLIIRDLPLAYSSWRGRQPLDAYLGEQGIVGIADIDTRRLTRILREKGVQAGCLMAGEQIDEQAAIEAARAFPGLKGMDLAKQVTTHQPYEWAQGSWTLEGGLPEAPHPIDEKLPRHVVAYDFGIKRNILRMLVDRGCRITVVPAQTPAQVVMDLNPDGVFLSNGPGDPEPCDYAIEAIRTILEKDVPVFGICLGHQLLSLASGAKTVKMKFGHHGANHPVQDLDSGVVMITSQNHGFAVDDATLPDCLVATHRSLFDQSLQGVHRNDKPAFSFQGHPEASPGPHDVAPLFDHFIELIDAARGENAQATA